Below is a genomic region from Myxococcus fulvus.
AGATGGTGTGCAGGCGTGTCCTGGCGGCCTCGGACGCGGCGCGGGCCTGGTGCTCGCGCTCGAGCAGGCTGGCGCGCTCCTCCAGCGCGCGGCTGAGCGACACGTTCAGCTTGGTGATGAAGATGGCGAGCAGCGCGAAGATGCCCAGGGCGAGCACGTCCGCGGAGCGCATCTGGAGGGTGAGCCGTGGGGGGAGGAAGTAGTGGTCCACCGCGACGAGCGACAGCGTCGTCACGAGGAGGGAGGGGCCCCAGCCGCCCCACCACCCGGCGACCATGACGGCGCCGTAGAAGAAGAGGAAGGGGCTGGTGGACATCAGCGGCCACAGCTCCAGTTGGAGCAGCAGCGCGAAGCAGAAGAAGAGCAGCGCGACGCCGTAGCGTCCGAGCCAGGAGCGTTGCAGCCAGCTCCAGGCCTTCCGGGGGTCCGGAGACAGGGGGGCCAGAGCGCGCATGGCGCCAGACGGACGCGTGGGTTCCAGATGCGAGACGGGCGTGGGCAAGGCGAGAGGCCTCCTCACGACGGGGTGACACCGTGGGCGCTCGATGGGGAAGCGCTCGCGGTGAGAGGCAGGGCTCGCATGATGGTACGACTGGCGGGGTGTCCGCTCCCCCAGATGATGCAAGTGATTGAAGGAACACGCTCGGTGCTCCGCCGAGGCGCTTCCCGCACGAACCTGTTCAATGGACGGCGGCGTTCCACTCGGACGGGGCGCCGCTGACCCGGAGTTGTCTGACGCTGGCGATGAAGACTTTCAGGCGCGTTGTTTGTGTATGGGGAGGCGCGACGCCGCGCAGGAGTCAGAGAGGATTCATGGGAGCATCAAGCATGGCGCGCATCCGACGAAGGTCCAGGTCGTCTGTCATGTCCATGCGCTGGAAGGAGTCCTGGGGCAGGGCGGCGCCCTGTTGGCGCTCCTTCAAGTACTTCTTCGAGGGGCAGCAGTCGCCGCTCTTCTCCGGGCCGGACGGCGCGAGGGTGCGCGAAGACATCGACGGAAGGGCCGACGAGAGCTTCTGGAGCATGGCGTGTACCTCCAAGTGGGCGGTGTGTCCTCATTACGGCGGACCTGCGCACACGGTTACTTCGCTTGGAGCGTTGGCATCTCGCGGAGGATGAGGCCCTGACACGGGGCGCAATTCCTGACGACCCGGCCCGGTCATGCCGAGGCGCTCAGGCAGCGCTTCGGAGGCTGCTCACAAGACGCGGAAGGGCAGGGGCTTGGTGCCGGTGGCCAGGGACTCGGCGCTCACGGCACGCACTTCAATCCGCGGGGCCTCGCGCCAGCCGAGGTTGCGCAGGGCGCCGGCGAGGCGCTCGCACAGCGCGGGCACGTCCTGCTCTCGGGCGCCGGCCAGCTCCAGCTCGAAGCGCGTGCCCTCCACCTGCGTCAGTCGGAAGGCGCGCAGCGCGTGGTGCTTGAACACCCACGCCAGCGCCCACGCGTCCACCCGACGACCCGAGGGCGCCGTGAAGTGACACGCCCCCCGTCCTCCGAAGCCCTCCAGCGTCCAGCCGTGGAAGCCACAGGCACACGCGTCCCGTCGCACGGAGCCCGAATCCCCGGGGCGATAGCGCAACAGCGGCAACACGCTGGGCCGCAGCCGCGTCACCACGACCTCGTCCTTCCCCGGCTCCAGCCACACGTCCGGCGCGAGGACGTGGAAGCGCCCCACGCCCCGCAGGCACTCCCACGCGAGCGGGCCTGTCTCCGTGGAGGCGTAGTAGTTGAGCACCGGCGCCGGCACCACGCGCGCCAGCGTCTCGCGCGTGTCCTCGGGCAGGTGCTGCGCCGACGTGAGCACCAGCGCGGGCGTGGGCACCTCGCGCTGCTCCGCCAGCCAGCGCAATCCCTCCGGGTCCGAGAAGAGGACCGTCGGTCGCACCCTGCACAGCCGCGCTCTCGCATCCTCCCGCAACACCGAGATTCGATGCAGCGCCCCCTCCTCGAGGATGCGCAGCCGCACCGAGTACTCCAGCCCTCCTGGCAGCGCGTCCAGCAACACCACGCGCGGACGCGGCGGCAGCACCGCGCCCGCTCGCTCCAGCCAGAAGCGCAGCACCGCCCACATGTGCAGGCAGTCCAGCCTGTCCCGCACCACCTTCACCGGCTCCCCCGTGGAGCCGGAGCTGCGCACCACCACGCCCTCGTCCTCGGGCACCAGCGGACGAGGCACCTCGTCCCAGTGCCTGGCGAGCACCCCGCGCTCCAACGTGGGAAAGTGCTCCAGGTCCGCGAGCGTCCGCAAATCCCCTGGATGCAACCCGGCCTCGCGCAGCCGCCGCGTGGAGTACGGCGAGGCGAGCAGTGTGTCCCGCAGCGCCCCCAGCCGCGCCTCCAGCGCCGCGCGGGCCTCGGCTTCATCCTCCAGCGACGCGAAGTGGGACAGCTCGCGGGCGATTCCCCTCGCCCAGGGCACATGAGGCCGCTGAGAGGCCGTGTCCCGACGGATGTTCGCGCGAGGCGCCACGCGAGCATCCGCCGGAAGCCCCAGCGTCACTCGCGCCATCCTCGCGCGTCGGCGGAGCGCTGGGCCGCCTCCTGGAGCTCCCGGGCGCGCTTGTCCGCCTCCTTCTTCCGGGCCTCCTCCGCCCGCTCCATCTCCCGGAGCGCGGTGCGGTAGTCGAGCTGGTTGAGCCGCGCGGCGGACTCCTTCGGCGACTCGTCCTTCACCTGCCCGCCCACCGCGTGCACCCACTTGCGCAGGAACTCCTCCTGCCGGAACGCGTTCGAGCGAATCATCTCCGCCGTCAGCGGCTCCACCTCCAGGAAGAACCCGCGCAGGAGCCTGGACGTGTCGACGTTCTTGCGCAGCGACGCCACCGTGTCCGCCCGCAGCGACGACGACGTCAGCGCGTACGCGAGCATCACCACCTGCTCCCGGAAGAGCGCGCCCTGCTTCGCGCGCCGCTCCAGGTCCTCCCAGTCCCCTCGCGACGGCGGCCTCAGGCCCGCGAGCCGGAACGTGTCGCAGACGATGGCCATCGCCAGGTCGTGCGGATACGGCGACACGATGGGCGCCGCGGTGAGCTGCTTCTGGATGTCCTTGACGTCGAAGACCATCACTTCTCCAGCAAAGCCTGGGACAGGGCCGCGGCGGCCTGGCCGAAGTCCGACAGCCATTTCACCACCACCAAGCGGAAGTTGCGTTCCTTCAACACCGGCCCGAGCACCTGCCGCGCGCGCAGGTCTTCACCCAACGCGAGGAACGCCACGAGCAGCCGCGAGCGCCTCGTGGAGCGCACCAGCGCCTCCATCGCGCCCTTCTCCGCCACGTTCGCCAGGAAGTCGCTGTCGGAGATGATGACCCGCAGCGCGTCCGGCTCCTCCTCGGACAGCGCGCTCAGGATGTCGAAGGGATACTGCGTCCCCCCGCCGATGTAGCCCAGGAGGAAGTCGCGCGCCCGCTCCTCGTCGTACATCCACGGCGAGACGACGGGCGCGTGGTGCGAGTAGATGATGCCGCGCACCTTCGCCTTCTTGCGCAGCGCGGAGGCGGACAGCACCTGCGCGGCCAGCGTCATCGAGTTGAGCTGCTGCGCCGGGTTGGGCATGGAGCCGCTGGTGTCCAGGTAGAGCTCCACCGACGGCACGCCGAGCTCGGACGGAGGCGGCACGTCGGCCTCCAGCTCTCGGCGCAGCGGCGACACCGCGGCCAGGTGCCCCTGCGTGAGCACCGTCAGCGTCCAGTCGATGGCGGACGGGTCGTCGCCATGCTCCCAGGCCTCGGGCGTGGTGCGCAGGTACGGCTCCGGACGGGACGGCGCGGAAGGCAGCTTCACCAGGTGCTGGTCGACGAGCCGCCGGTAGTGCCGCGCGACGAGCGCCCTGCGCAGCTTCCCATCCCCCGTGCCTGGCAGGTGATGGGTGATGCGGCGAATCTGGTCCAGCAGGTCCGGCTCCTCCGTGGCGGGCACCGCGTCGAGCCACCCGCGCTCCCGCGCCTCGTCGAGCACGTCCTCCCATCGACCTCCACTCTGGAGCGCGGCGTCCCAGTCATCCACGTCCGGCTGCGACACGTCATCGCCCAACGGCAGGACGTAGGACAGCTCGTCGGGCTTGCCGAGGTAGCGGATGAAGGCGGCGCAGAAGTACAGGAACTGGAGCCGCGGGTTCGGCAGCGCGTAGAACGTCTGCGCGAACATCCGCGCCTCCGCGCGCAGGCCAGGGAACTGCTCCTCCATCGGCGCCATCGCCGCGGGGGGCACCAGGTCCCCGGGCGCGCGGCCCCACAGCTCCTCGTAGATGGCGAGGTAGAAGAAGAACAGCGGAGACGTCGGCTCGTCGCCGCGCGTGCGCTGGAAGCCCCGGTACACGCGGCACAGGTCCTCCGCGTGGGTGCGGCCCACCACCTCGTTCACCTGCAAGTCATAGAAGAGGTTGGTGAGCGACTGCTTCAGCCCGGGGAGCAGTCGCTGCTCCACGACGCGCAGCTCCGCGTCCCAGCCGAGCGTGTGGGGGAACCTCGCGTGGTGGCCGATTTCATGCGCGAGCACCGCCAACAGACTGTCCGCCGCGCCCATGGATTGGAGCAGCTCGAAGTGCACGAAGACCTGCCGTCTGGCGAGGTCGATGTACGCGAGCGGCTCGTTCGCGTGGTCCGCGTCCGGGTGGAAGGGGACGTGGGGCTCCGGCGGGCTCAGCCGCACCTGCACGTCCCACAGCGCCAGCGCCTGACGCCAGCACTGCTCGATGTGCTCGGGCGTGAAGCGCGACGGGCTCATGCGGGCACGAGCACCAGCACGTGCTGCGACGTGTCCAGCGTGCCGGCGGCGCGCCAGTCGTTGGTGAGGGTGGCGTACCACGCGTCCACGCGCGGGTCGTTCCACGACACGGCGCCCAGGTGGGGGGTGTGCTGGTGCGTCACCTCGGGCGTCTCGCGGCAGCCCATGGCGCCGAGCGGAATCGGCGTGTCCGCGAGCAGCAGCCCCTGCGTCGCGGCCTCGCGTCCGGCCACCGCGTGACGGTGCCGGTCATGCACGCACAGCACGGTGGGCGCGAGGAAGTGCATCGCGCCGGGGAGGAAGCGGCTGTCCTCACGCGACAGGTCGACGAGGAAGGGCTGGGCCTTGTCGCCCAGCTTCGAGGCGGGAGGCTCCATCGCGAGCGAGGCCGTCTCACGCAGGCGCTCCTCGATGCCCGCGAGCGAGCCGAGCCGCTGGCTCACGCGGTAGAAGATGCGCTGCACCCAGGGCGGCGTGGACTCCAGGTTCTCCCCCACGTTCCACAGCTGCGCGAGCACAGCGGCGCGCTCGGGGGCCGGGACACCGGTGAGCAGGCGGGGTACGAGGTCGGACCACGCGAGGGTGAAGAAGTTCTGGCGTCCCGCGGTGACGGGGTAGAGGTAGCCCAGGCCGATGGCCTCGGCGCCCAGGCGCAGGTAGGCGCGAAGGAGCTCCTCCGCTTCTTCTGGCGCGGCGCCGGATTGGGTGAGGGCGTCACCGAGTTTTCGCGCGGGGCCTTGAATCAGCTCGCGCCACAGGTCCGCGTCCCAGCGGACGTAGCGGGCGCGGGCGCTGGACTCGAGCTCGTCGGCGTAGCTGCTCACGGCCGACCTCCGCCGCCCGGGTTCTCCTTGAGCCACGTCGCGTAGTTCCGGTAGCGGCTGTACATGGACTTCAAGTGGATGAGGTCCTCGTAGATGGGGCCGGAGAGCTCCTGCTTCGTGAGCAGCTCGTTCATCAGCGCGGTGACGGTGGTGAGGCGCTTCTCGGTGGTGGGCAGGTCGATGCCGGACAGGCCCTTGTCGAGTTGCTCGCGCAGCACGCCCACCTTGCGGCGGATGGGCTCGTGCTTCTCGTGGTGGCCCATGGCCATGTCGAACATGTGGCGAATCCACGCGACGCGGTCCTGGAGGAGGAGCTTGTGGCCCTTCACCTCGAAGAAGGCGCTGCGGGTGTTGGGGACCAGCTTCTCGTGCAGCACCCACGGGGCGATTTGACGGAAGTCCTCCAGCTCCACGACGGAGTGTCCGCGGAAGAAGGCGAGCGCCTTCGCGTAGTGGAGGATGGTCTGGTAGGCGCGCACGCTGACGCCGTTCTCCGTCTGCGTGCAGAGGTGCACCTTCTTGTCGAGCGGGCACTGCTCGTTGCACACGGCGGACACGGTCTGCCCGGCGAGCTTGAGGGTGTCCTTGTGCTTGAACTCGAAGCGGGGAGACGCCATGCGGCAGAAGTCGAGCTGGCCGAGGAAGAAGGCCACGCGCTCGAGGACGTCGCGGGGGACCTCGACCTCAAGGATGGAGGTGTAGGCGCGCTCCAGCTCGCCGGGGGTGAAGACGATGTCCTTGGGGAGGAGCTCCTCGGGAGACTTGTCGGCTTCGATGCGCTGGAGGAGGGTGTCGATGAAGTTCGAGTTGAAGGGGACGGCGCGCACGACGACGTCGAGGCGGTCCTTGAGGGCCTCGATGACCTGGAAGGTGCCGCCGCCCTGGTCGTCATTGGCGGTGAGGAACCAGGACGAGCGGCCCGCGTAGACGTACTGGTCCATCATCTCCGCGTAGCCCTCGGCCATGAGGGAGAGCAGGGCGGACTGCGTCTTGGTGGGGATGCGGTTGTACTCGTCGATGATCTTGACGCGCTGGGTGATCCACTTGCGCCAGCTCACCTTGACGGCGGAGAGGTCCTCCGCCTTGAGCATGTCGGAGGGGAGGGGGGCGCCGAGCAGGTCGGCGATGGAGAGCTGGGGGTGGCCGCGTTGGATGGAGCGGTGGATGTCCTCGCGGGACATGCCGGAGAGCAGCGCCATGAGGACGGCGGAGGTGGTCTTGCCGCGGCCGGGTCCGCCGATGAGGAGGGCTCGGCGGCAGGTGAAGAGGGTGAGCAGGGGGATGAGGACGAAGGAGCTGTAGCTCATGTCCTCGGGGAGGTGGAGCTCGTCCCCGGCGCTGCTCTTGAGGGCGGCGGAGCCGCCGAACTCGATGTCGTAGTAGGGGCAGATGACGGCGTTGTTGGTGATCCACCAGTACGCCTGCCGCATCTTGTCGTGGAGGCTGCCGCCATCACGCTCGGAGAGGTGGACGTTGAGCCCCTTGTCCACCGACGCGCGCCCGGAGAGCAGGCGCGACACCCAATCCTGGTTCGCCATGCGGGTGGGAGCCTAGCATCGCTGGGGCGATTGGCTCACAGCGTGACGAGGCCCATGCGTGCGGCGCGGACGACGGCCTCGGTGCGTCGCTGGACCCCCAGCTTGGCGAGCACCGCGTTCACGTGGAACTTGGCCGTGTGCTCGCTGATGCCGAGCCGGTCCGCGATGGCCTTGTTCGACAGGCCCTCCGCCAGCAACGCGAGCACCTCTCGCTCTCTTGGCGTGAGGGTATCTGGTCCTTGCGTGGCCGTGCTTATGGAGGCTGCGGTCTTCGTGCTGGCCCGCAGCTCCGAGAGCCCTGGGTCGAACACCGCGAGCCCTCGCGCCACCGCGTACAGCGCCGCCGTGAGCGGGCCCGGGCTCACATCCCGGAACAACAACCCCTTGGCTCCTGCTCCGAGTGCCAGCTCGCCCGCGGTGTCGTCCGCGACCAGCGCGAGCACCGGCGCGCCCAGGTCCGGTGCGTCTACTCGCGTCTCCGTGTCCGCGAGTCGCAGGCCTGTGTCCCAGAGGACCACGTCAGGAGCTTCGCCTCGCGTGGTCTCCAGCTCCACCTGTGTGCCCGAGGCCAGCAGTTGCAGCTCGCTCCCCTGGTCCCCGAGCACCCGTGAGAGCGCACCCCGAGCGAGCGGGTCCTCCGCGACCAACGCGAGACGCAGGGGTGAGAGGGATGCATCCAGCACGGAACCTCTTCCATAACGGGGTGCCTCCCGCGTCGCTCGCGTCGGCGTCGTGAGTGCTCACGGCTGAACGCGAAGGCAGTGGCTTCACCGAGATGGAAGAGGTCACGAGTAGGGGGACTCGCGTAGCCGGGGCCGCATCACCCCTCGCCGCCCGGAGTCTACGTGTCCGCTCAGACTTCCTCGAACTTCGCCCCTGTGACTTTCGCGCGCTCCAGGGCCACCTTGATGTCCTCAGAGATGACCAGGGCGATCTCCCATCCCCAGGTGCGGAAGACCTTTGCGCTGCCCACCTTCGTGCGGTCAATTCGCATCCCGTAGATGCCTTTGTACTGGCCGAGTTTTTCCGGAAAATCATCCTCGGGCTGCCAGTACGTTGCCTCTTCCGAGGCGTCGTCATCGATGCATCGGATCAGCTTCGTGGCGACGAGCAGGACATGCTGTTCCGGGCGGCCTTCGACATCGACGGGTATCAACTGCACATCATCGGGCGCCAGCTCCGCGAAGAGGTGGGCCACCTTGACGTGGACGACCGGAGCCATGCCAGCGCCTGCCGTGCAGTAGTCCAACCACCTTCCAGGCTCCTCGATGGGAAACGTCAGACGACCCACTATCTCGATGGGCCGCCCCTGGGCGAATTGCCAGATGTCATCGACCTCGGTGCCCGTCTCATCCAGCGGGTCTCCCAGAGACCAGTTCCCGGCTTGTATGTCTGGCCTGAGCCTGAAGTATCGAGACGGATTCGGCATGGTGGACTTCCTGGATTCCTCATGGGTCCCGAGTCAAAAGCCTGTGGATTCTGGTTCCTGAGGTCTGCGCTTCTCTGGCGAGGCTGCGTAGCACACTCTTGAGGGCCTTCCGGCAATCCTCCACCTTTCGGCACTTTCCCAAGGCCTGCCCCAGTCGCTCATGGACGTACTCGTGATATTGCTGCGGATGCGGTCCCTTGTGGCCCGCGACTTCGACGATGTTCTCCTGGTCTTTCAGATCCATCCCGGCCCTTCTGAAGAACTTTCGGAATTCCGGCGTCCAGGGACCGCCACGAGCGGTGGAGACATCGTTCTTGTTCGTGGCGATGTGATGACGCTCGCTGCGCCCGCTCCGGCTCGTCATGGCCACCGCGTTCGGCGCGAGCGCGATGGTGAAGCCCTCCGCCGTCAAGGCGACCGAACTCACGCTGCCCATGGCCGCGTACTGGAAGCCCGCTTGGGACTCCACGGCCAGGGCCGCCTGGGCGGAACCCGGCAACCCCACGGACTTCGCCGCCATCCCCGCAGTGTTCCCGATGGCCACCGTGGCCAGAATGACGAAGACGCGCGCCGCGTTCTCCCCGAGCACCTCGCCGTACGCCTCACCCGCCGCGTGGAGCTGCTCGACGCTCGTTGCCTGGTCCACCTGGCGCATCAGGGTCAACCACCCGTCCAGCATGCTCCACACCGTGTCCACGCCCAGGTAGGCGATGAGGCATGCGGTCAGGGTCGCCGCCACGCCTTTGCTCACCGGCTCGGGCAGCGACCACAAGAGCAGGTACATCGTCGCGGAGGCGGTGATGCCAGCGACGACGGCCTGAGGGTCCGTCATGTCCTCCAGGGCTTCGGCCGTCTCCTCCCACACCGTGTCCATGGCGATGGCCAGGGCCCACGTGTACTTGCCATCACTTGCCAGCAGCGGACCCTCGTCCATCAGGCGCAAGCAGTCCCCAGGGCGGTCCTTCCGTTTGCACCACTGGCCGTAGGCACGCGTCAGGGCCTCGTCCGCGTAGTCCTCCAGCAGCCGGGGGCCGTCCGCGTCCCTTCCACGCTGGGGGATGAGTCGCGCTGAACCACGCTCATACCCATACACTCCGCTCCGGGACGGAACGCCGAAGCGCTCTCGCGCGGCCTGCATGGGATTGCGCGAGAGAGGAACATCTCGCGCTAGCTCCGTGAGCGCCTCCTCGAATTCGTCGTCTTCGAGCTCCGCCGCACGCACTTCCGCATCTGGCTCCTCGTGAGGGGTGACGCGGAAAGAATCCTCTCCGGTCTCCAGCCGCACGACGCGCCCCGTCGCGCAGCCCGTAACGGCCATCAACAAGAGCAGCGACACCACCCAACGAAGCTTCATGGTAGGCCCCGGCAATAGACCCGCGGCGAGGCGGGCACACCCTGGCAGTACCAGACGACGCTGACAGTCGACCCGAGGAGCCCGCAGTCATGTCGAAGCGCCTCTATCTCCGCATCCTGCTGGCCATGGTCCTGCTCGCCACGAGCGCCCACGCCGCGAGCCCTTTCCTCAAGCCCGGTGACGAAGTCGTCGACCATGTCCGCTCGCGCTTCTACGACGCGAAGCGGGGCGAGGCCTGGGCCTCGAAGCACCAGGGCTACGGTGCCTCCGCCACCAACGCGGACGACTTCGCCCGACGCACCCAGGCCGCCCTCGCCGAGCTCAACGCCTCCCACACCGTCTTCTACCCACGCGGCACCACCGGCCACGCCGACCTCTCCGCCATCTTCCAGCGCCACCTCAAGCTCCCCAAGGTCGAAGCCCCCAGCATCGGCGCCGACATCCAGGAGACCTCTCAGGGCTTCTTCGTCCGCCACGTCTTCGCCCACGGCCCCGCCGCCAAGGCCGGCCTGCTGCGCGGAGACCGCCTCCTCTCCGTCGAAGGCAAACCCTTCACCTCCGTCGCCTCACTCACCCAACGCGTCAACAAGCCCACGCGCTTCACCATCGAGCGCACCCTGGGGGCCCAACCCATCGTCCTCACCATCACCCCGCGCCTCGTGAACCCCAAGGCCGAGTGGCTCGATGCCCAGCACGCCAGCACCCGTGTCATCGACCACCAGGGCCGCCGCGTCGCCTACCAACAGCTCTACTCGTGCGCCGGCCCCGAGCATCAACAGAAGCTCCAGGACGCCCTCTCCGATGACTTCGCCCAGGCCGATGCCGTCGTCATCGACTTCCGCGACGGCTGGGGCGGCTGCAACCCCACCTTCCTCAACCTCTTCAACCGCGCCGTCCCCCGCTTCGTCGGCATCGGCCGCGACGGCCGCCGCAACGCGTGGTCCGCCACCTGGCAGAAGCCCGTCGTCCTCCTCGTCAACGGCAACTCCCGCAGCGGGAAGGAGATCGTCGCCTTCACCATGAAGCGACTCGGGCTCGCCACCCTCGTGGGCCAGCGCACCGCGGGCGCCGTGCTCGCCGGCACCCCGCTGCGCCTGTCCACCGGTGACCTGCTCTACCTCGCCGTGGAGGCCGTCGAAGTCGAGGGCGTCCTCCTCGAGGGTGTCGGCGTCCCCGTGGACGTCGAGGTCCCCGACACACTGCCCTACGCCTCTGGCAAGGACCCGCAGCTCGACAAGGCCCTCGACGTCGCCGCCACGGCGGTCCCGTCACCCTGATGCAACAGCCTCAGTGTTTCCACGTGCCATACAGGTACGCGAGCCCCGCGGCCAGCGCCAGCAACATGCCCAACAGGCTCCACGTCACGATGGAGCACCCCGGAGACGCCTGGGAGATGACCGGCAGCTTCTGCGTCTTCAGCTCGTCCACCAGCCGCGACAGCTGCCCCGTGTCGTAGGCCACCGGCTCACCCGTGCTCAGCTTGCGCCCGAGCTCCACCAGCTCCCGCTCCGAGAAGAACCGCTCCGACAGCCACAGGCTGCGCGCCTGGAGCATCCGGTCCGTCCCTCCGCGTGCCGGGTCCAGACCGCACCCATCGCAGACGTCGAACGCGCCCTCCTTCGTTTCGCCGCAACCCACACAGACGGCCAGACCCATGCGCCCATCCTAACCCGCCCGCGCCGCCCCTTGGGTCAGCTCAACGTGACACCGTGCCCCACCGCCCCTTCATCCAGGTGCAGCCGCGAGCCCTCGTACCGAATCCCGCTCCGGAACGGATGCCGCGCGATGAACAACGGCGTGTCCAGATCCGCGTACGTGAAGCCCCCCAGTCCCGCCGCCAGGTGCGCCGACGCGCTCATCGCCAGCACGCTCTCCACCATCCCTCCCACCATCAACTCCAGCCCCGCTGCCCGCGCCAGGCTCCACATCGTCAGCGCCTCCACCACCCCGCACTTCATCGTCTTGATGTTGATGCCGTGCGCCGCCCCCTCGCGGATGAGCCGCAGCACGTCCTTCGCCGAGCGCGCCGACTCGTCCGCGCACACCCGCACCTTCGAGCGCTTCGCCACCTCCGCCATCCCCGCCAGGTCCGAGGCCGGCACCGGCTGCTCCAGCAACGCCAGCGGCACCCCCGCCCGCTCCAGCTCCTTCACGAACGCGAGCGCCTCCGCCACGTCGTAACCCCCATTCGCGTCCGCGAACAGCCGCGCCTGGGGCGCCACCTCGTGGATGGCCACCATCCGCGCCGCGTCCTGGTCCGGCGAGAGTGCGCCGACCTTCACCTTCAACGTCGTGATGCCGCGCTTCAAGATGGACCGCGCGGACTCGGCCGCGTGCGTGACGTCCCCCACCGTCACCGTCATGTCGATGTCCAGCACCGTCCCCGCTCCGCCCAGCATCACGTACAGCGGCACGCGGTGATGCCGCGCCAGCGCGTCCAGCACCGCCATCTCCACGCCCGCTCGCCCCGCCGGCGCCAGCGCCAGTCCATCCCCCAGCCACTCCGACAACGGCCGCCACGCGCGCACGTCCCGACCCATGAGTCCCGCGCGCACCGCCTCCAGCGCCGCCAGCGTGCTCGCCTGCGTCTCCCCACTCACCGCCGGGAACGGCGCCGCCTCGCCCAGCCCCACCGTGCCGTCCGCGAGCGTCAGCTTCACCAACACGTTCTCGGCCGCGTGCTGCGCGCCCGTGGCGATGCCGAACGGCTCCGTCAGCGGCAGGTCCAACGGCTCGAAGTGGACGGCGGTGATGAGGGTGGGCGTCATGTCCGGAAAGGCATCCTGGTCCGCTCCCTGGATAGAAGGGGACACGCGAGAGGTCGGCTCATCGTATTCAACCCGGTGCTCCGAGGTGTCAGGGAGGCGGATGTGGGTCTCGCATCCTCGGCTTGTGCCTGCGAGCCTTTCATGGCGACATGCGGGGACTCCG
It encodes:
- a CDS encoding dipeptide epimerase yields the protein MTPTLITAVHFEPLDLPLTEPFGIATGAQHAAENVLVKLTLADGTVGLGEAAPFPAVSGETQASTLAALEAVRAGLMGRDVRAWRPLSEWLGDGLALAPAGRAGVEMAVLDALARHHRVPLYVMLGGAGTVLDIDMTVTVGDVTHAAESARSILKRGITTLKVKVGALSPDQDAARMVAIHEVAPQARLFADANGGYDVAEALAFVKELERAGVPLALLEQPVPASDLAGMAEVAKRSKVRVCADESARSAKDVLRLIREGAAHGINIKTMKCGVVEALTMWSLARAAGLELMVGGMVESVLAMSASAHLAAGLGGFTYADLDTPLFIARHPFRSGIRYEGSRLHLDEGAVGHGVTLS